In one Fusarium keratoplasticum isolate Fu6.1 chromosome 5, whole genome shotgun sequence genomic region, the following are encoded:
- a CDS encoding Leukotriene A(4) hydrolase yields the protein MSWLSFLKKPAFLRSSQVTLTHNLRRTFATVNMATRDPSTLSNYGAWRTRHTTANFKIDFEDKCLKGSVTLQLESQTDKESKEIILDSRFVDISTVRINSAESKWELKDFSAPLGAPLHISVPEGAAKGEVIDLAIDLQTTSKCTALQWLTPAQTSNKRHPYMFSQCQAINARSIFPCQDTPDVKSTFTFKLTSSLPVVASGVPVGDHEATPGKEKLYEFEQKVPIPSYLFAVASGDIATASIGPRSVVATGPNELAECKWELERDMEKFMEVAEKLVFPYKWGAYNVLVLPPSFPYGGMENPIYTFATPTIISGDRQNVDVIAHELSHSWSGNLVSNASWEHFWLNEGWTMYLERRIQAAIHGEPEFHFSAIIGWKALEDAVELFGKDHEYTKLIIKHEGLDPEDVYSTVAYEKGFHFVYYLERLVGRENFDKFIPHYFTKWSGKSLDSFEFKQTFLDFFNGLGDEEISKKIAEIDWDDKFYTPGLPPKPDFDTSLANMCYELANKWKDAGFEPSIKDVADFTANQKLVFLAEVQQFGALSPERAQLMGKTYDFLSSKNVEILSAYYLIALKAQDSAIYQDAADLLGRVGRMKFVRPLFRALNKVDRQLALDTFEKNKEFYHPICKGMVEKDLGL from the exons ATGTCGTGGCTCTCAttcctcaagaagcccgCCTTTCTGCGAAGTTCGCAAGTAACACTCACTCACAACCTCAGACGAACATTTGCAACTGTCAACATGGCGACCCGAGATCCCAGCACCCTTTCCAACTATGGCGCTTGGCGGACGCGCCATACCACGGCCAACTTCAAGATTGACTTTGAGGATAAGTGCCTCAAGGGATCTGTCACTCTTCAGCTGGAATCTCAAACCgacaaggagagcaaggagaTTATCCTCGACTCTAGGTTCGTTGATATCTCCACTGTTCGCAtcaactcggccgagtccAAGTGGGAGTTGAAGGACTTCTCGGCGCCCCTCGGTGCCCCTCTTCACATCTCAGTGCCTGAAGGTGcggccaagggcgaggtcATTGACCTTGCCATTGACCTCCAGACGACTAGCAAGTGCACTGCTCTGCAGTGGCTCACTCCCGCTCAGACCTCGAACAAGAGGCACCCGTACATGTTCTCCCAATGCCAGGCTATCAACGCTCGTTCCATCTTCCCCTGCCAGGACACCCCTGATGTCAAGTCTACCTTTACCTTCAAGCTCACCTCGTCCTTGCCGGTTGTTGCGAGCGGTGTCCCTGTTGGAGACCACGAGGCGACGCctggcaaggagaagctctACGAGTTTGAGCAAAAGGTTCCCATCCCCTCTTATCTCTTTGCCGTAGCCTCTGGCGATATTGCAACTGCATCCATTGGCCCTCGCAGCGTGGTGGCTACGGGTCCCAATGAGCTGGCGGAATGCAAATGGGAGCTTGAACGGGATATGGAGAAGTTCATGGAGGTCGCAGAGAAGCTTGTTTTCCCCTACAAGTGGGGGGCTTATAACGTCCTTGTCTTGCCCCCAAGCTTCCCCTACGGAG GCATGGAGAACCCCATCTACACCTTTGCCACCCCTACAATTATCAGCGGCGACCGCCAGAATGTGGATGTCATTGCTCATGAGCTGAGCCACAGCTGGAGTGGCAACCTGGTTTCCAACGCGAGCTGGGAACACTT CTGGTTGAACGAGGGATGGACCATGTATCTCGAGCGTCGCATTCAGGCTGCTATCCATGGTGAACCGGAGTTCCACTTCTCTGCCATCATCGGCTGGAAGGCCCTCG AGGATGCCGTGGAGCTTTTCGGCAAGGATCACGAATacaccaagctcatcatcaagcacgagggccttgacccTGAGGACGTCTACAGCACCGTTGCGTACGAGAAGGGCTTCCACTTCGTCTACTACCTTGAGCGCCTGGTTGGTCGCGAGAACTTTGACAAGTTCATCCCGCACTACTTTACCAAGTGGTCTGGAAAGTCTCTCGACTCTTTCGAGTTCAAGCAGACCTTCCTTGACTTCTTTAACGgtctcggcgatgaggaaATTTCCAAGAAGATCGCCGAGATTGACTGGGATGACAAGTTTTACACACCTGGACTTCCCCCGAAGCCTGATTTCGACACCAGCCTAGCAAACATGTGCTACGAATTGGCAAACAAGTGGAAAGATGCC GGTTTTGAGCCCAGCATCAAGGATGTGGCGGACTTCACTGCAAACCAGAAgctcgtcttcttggccgaggTGCAGCAGTTTGGCGCCCTCAGCCCAGAGCGGGCTCAGCTTATGGGCAAGACCTATGACTTCCTCTCTTCAAAGAACGTCGAGATCTTGTCAGCTTACTATCTGATCGCTCTCAAGGCCCAAGACTCAGCCATCTACCAAGACGCTGCCGATCTGCTCGGGCGGGTCGGTCGCATGAAGTTTGTGCGCCCTCTGTTCCGTGCGCTGAACAAGGTAGACCGACAGCTGGCATTGGACACTTttgagaagaacaaggaaTTTTACCATCCTATTTGCAAGGGAATGGTGGAGAAGGATCTTGGCCTTTAG
- a CDS encoding Uds1 domain-containing protein produces MAHIAKCIVDIDANHITKPPSQPANELKTSPQPEKPFTWRMQQPEPSRKYQLFPKERRLPILNSGKNPESEKAAPAPAAPSASTNEKAEKQSVPNSFKKRLNQASLVRRRKISVPEVGPMTTVQELSMDSPTIPGRPPFHERSISAPGHSSRKHQLTDTFLYISSDDEGPDPREEKESRHPMPQGSIPISPKHLAPLVIPKSDAHSPLLRRQQSLNYFPTRNDSLRTGRNNVSPRSRTPYTPASSMPDLTTPKSASTNGASTGALPTPVSAPITESRPASPKPAEGRFTPTLTAEPSSVFRGHRRGGSESSSMTDRGRPRKRPDLRTNNGPIIQRTESKRSKSSEKKAFEKLPTGVKQADATQQLEQSELDLLQKQAFAQVGRFEVLKSTDVEALSKELRHLDERTEYLRRTYNALRVGRRNLHSRICQYLRSPRVAKFSHDSMLKQEEALAELDASIDDWVNKLEQAENRRTRVRQKLLEHVAAAACLPVGGLPMTPEPQQQQAPSSTPSSGVGNISTPPRSPSKDTFTSPHSTSSPHNSPSPQRVVAQVPSTILEQPVIEEAETQEEEPEERPTAMASLKRSDVESIRIYAGDDVYALLADVENEITLMSKQASEPPSAVDMMETKRIALHRQRSHEMLNGLSIDNYAMKRRDISEPRAVSPLASPPTTRESEPAEDDIPLLTNTVYKP; encoded by the exons ATGGCTCACATTGCCAAGTGCATCGTCGATATCGACGCCAACCATATAACTAAGCCACCGTCGCAGCCTGCAAACGAGCTG AAAACATCCCCCCAGCCCGAGAAGCCCTTCACCTGGAGAATGCAGCAACCCGAGCCATCCAGGAAGTATCAGCTCTTCCCCAAGGAGAGGCGATTGCCCATCCTGAACAGTGGCAAGAACCCGGAATCTGAGAAGGCTGCCCCGGCTCCCGCCgccccttcagcctcgacaaACGAAAAAGCAGAGAAACAATCGGTTCCCAATAGCTTCAAGAAGAGACTCAACCAGGCCAGCTTGGTCCGACGCCGCAAGATCAGTGTGCCCGAGGTTGGACCTATGACAACTGTTCAAGAGCTTTCAATGGACTCAC CAACCATTCCTGGTCGCCCGCCGTTTCACGAGCGCTCTATTAGTGCTCCAGGCCACTCAAGCAGGAAGCACCAACTTACGGATACCTTCCTTTATATCTCTAGCGATGATGAAGGCCCTGATCCTCGCGAGGAGAAAGAGTCTCGCCATCCAATGCCTCAAGGCTCGATCCCCATCTCGCCCAAGCATCTTGCCCCATTGGTCATCCCCAAGTCTGATGCACACTCGCCCCTACTCCGACGCCAGCAATCTCTCAACTACTTCCCCACGAGGAATGATTCGCTTAGAACTGGCCGTAACAATGTGTCACCCAGAAGCCGAACTCCTTACACTCCCGCTTCCTCGATGCCCGATCTCACAACTCCCAAATCAGCATCGACCAATGGAGCTTCTACTGGAGCGCTACCAACTCCAGTTTCGGCACCGATAACCGAATCCCGACCTGCGTCCCCCAAGCCTGCAGAGGGCCGTTTCACTCCCACTTTGACGGCTGAACCGAGCAGCGTCTTTCGGGGTCACCGAAGGGGCGGCTCTGAATCATCGAGCATGACGGACCGAGGTCGCCCACGAAAGAGGCCCGACTTGCGCACTAACAACGGACCAATTATCCAGAGGACAGAGTCCAAGAGGAGCAAGAGctctgagaagaaggctttTGAGAAGCTCCCCACTGGTGTGAAACAAGCGGACGCCACACAACAGCTCGAACAATCGGAGCTTGATTTGCTTCAGAAGCAAGCCTTTGCTCAAGTGGGGCGATTCGAGGTGCTCAAGTCGACAGACGTTGAGGCTCTATCAAAGGAACTTCGTCACTTGGATGAGAGAACCGAGTACCTCCGTCGTACCTACAATGCTCTCCGTGTAGGCCGCCGAAACCTCCACTCGCGTATCTGCCAGTATCTGCGCTCTCCTCGCGTGGCCAAGTTTAGCCACGACTCGATGCTGAAGCAAGAGGAGGCGCTTGCCGAGCTGGATGCTTCTATTGACGACTGGGTCAACAAGCTGGAGCAGGCAGAGAACCGACGCACTCGTGTTCGTCAAaagcttcttgagcacgTTGCGGCAGCTGCTTGTCTCCCTGTCGGCGGACTGCCCATGACACCCGAgccacagcagcaacaggcaCCGAGCAGCACTCCCTCTTCAGGTGTCGGCAACATCTCGACACCGCCCCGAAGCCCTTCTAAGGATACCTTCACATCTCCTCACAGCACAAGCAGCCCACACAACTCGCCCTCGCCCCAACGTGTTGTGGCTCAAGTCCCAAGCACCATCCTGGAGCAGCCTGTCATTGAGGAGGCAGAGAcacaggaggaggagccagaggagcGCCCAACAGCCATGGCATCTTTGAAGCGATCCGACGTTGAGAGCATTCGCATCTATGCCGGAGACGACGTTTATGCCCTCTTGGCTGATGTTGAGAACGAAATCACTCTGAtgagcaagcaagccagcGAACCCCCATCGGCagtcgacatgatggagacTAAACGGATCGCactccatcgtcaacgaAGCCACGAGATGCTCAATGGCTTGTCTATTGATAACTATGCCATGAAGCGAAGGGATATCTCTGAGCCCAGAGCAGTGTCTCCCTTGGCATCGCCCCCAACGACCCGTGAAAGCGAGCCTGCTGAGGACGACATTCCCCTTCTTACGAATACTGTCTACAAGCCTTGA
- a CDS encoding PXA domain-containing protein: MNSTSIPDQDAHQQGANRPASPELKGEELNGSPASTQQNEKPVLMDKLVNGSVKETQSTNDTTPKKPETTTNNTTADATCPSDEETPVAKVLHFLATATPGSLAGVAVGFAAFTYLTMGRLGLVLIGAFGGVVGFISWEARNPEVSRAVRGERGIDVIERLLESKNNKTEEKAEDSSDDEETAIKNFDEFRPETREALGGLVDAVIRDYVKWWYSPIIPADHSFPLACRKTLTSYLLAVSNHLSRKRPADAFLDLLTNSSSIIIVFMSELASAFAELPPDSSMTAADAVYNYLAANPDCHLANLLNQRQQAAKFKMVAEDLLGFLDRNAYNCDPARVFLREILANSVLEKTLQTCSQADWINGWIVYLLEAGEPDLNQAIDVGMQRGPEATATTNVFADLDGNVGNVGIAKPGRSSLENERARRKEPLGHKKKLSKAEEEMDDAMEEMKRMNQMIAEEDARRKRESVNSMKGSSTTSNASKRLSTTGEQSPKSAAYAERSLPSATSTEGFSTKSDIAPTPITPRSPMDSSSPESSPKGSEGTRFTSFDQIVPPGQDNEEDEPPKKAPLTLHNASITLHDDATGDKSRIRTKPTWDYWVQVEPSVAGYAGWMIVRRYNDFETLHEILRRIANISGATAFTELHKDLPDWKVHTRESLRGELERYLRDACWYQSLAESEGMKRFLEKSKGHTHSESKSGFGWESMGKGMLDVLTTAPKGAMEGGKTLVGGVTGVFGNFPGLSRKTTSQSVDLTSHSSRLSISTPPTRIDGMRSPARSARDSMDSQRSSVVSTQPGKMPPMERRPSYQSQSESDPELRMSRADRKETGSASASARPSREHSRAPSLAQLRSPSSASLDFTKLPPPPDQIADDYGSPEGNGDMQDKMNDSFLNQQHGRKGSQQIPTPPPSVSGGKRLSLKPARQYAQLSEPETRVAVELLFAVINEMYTLSSAWNIRRTLLTAAKSFLLRPGNPSLLTVQSLIQKSVIDANTSDAGLAHQLRKIRENMMPTEQELAAWPAELTADEKEKLRVKARRLLIQSGLPAALMGVMGQAATGEALGRVFDCLQIEEVARGLLFGLILQVVRIVTH, translated from the coding sequence ATGAATTCAACTTCAATCCCCGACCAAGATGCGCATCAGCAAGGTGCCAACCGCCCGGCTTCGccagagctcaagggcgaAGAGCTGAATGGCTCACCAGCTTCAACTCAACAAAACGAGAAGCCAGTGCTGATGGACAAGCTGGTGAATGGTTCCGTCAAAGAGACACAATCAACAAACGATACGACCCCTAAGAAGCCCGAGACGACAACGAATAATACGACCGCCGACGCAACATGCCCTTCCGATGAAGAGACACCTGTCGCCAAGGTCCTCCACTTTCTAGCTACTGCGACTCCTGGTTCCCTTGCTGGTGTAGCAGTCGGCTTCGCTGCCTTCACATACCTGACCATGGGACGACTGGGCCTCGTCCTTATCGGCGCATTCGGCGGTGTTGTTGGCTTCATCTCGTGGGAAGCTCGAAACCCAGAGGTCTCTAGGGCAGTCCGAGGAGAACGAGGCATCGACGTTATAGAACGGCTGCTCGAATCCAAGAACAACAAAACAGAGGAGAAAGCCGAGGACAGTAGCGACGATGAAGAGACAGCTATCAAAAACTTTGACGAGTTCCGCCCTGAGACTCGGGAAGCCCTTGGAGGACTCGTCGACGCCGTTATTAGGGACTACGTCAAATGGTGGTACAGCCCGATCATTCCGGCTGACCATTCATTTCCTCTGGCCTGCCGGAAGACGCTCACCTCGTATCTTCTCGCCGTCTCGAATCACCTGAGCCGCAAGAGACCCGCAGACGCAttcctcgacctcctcacCAACTCGTCATCGATCATCATCGTATTCATGTCCGAGCTCGCATCCGCCTTTGCCGAACTGCCCCCCGACAGCAGCATGACAGCGGCCGACGCCGTCTACAACTACCTTGCCGCCAATCCCGACTGCCACCTGGCCAATCTGCTAAACCAGCGCCAGCAAGCcgccaagttcaagatggTGGCTGAAGACTTGCTAGGCTTTCTCGATCGTAACGCATACAACTGCGATCCTGCCCGTGTTTTCTTGCGTGAGATTCTTGCGAACTCGGTTCTTGAGAAGACGCTACAAACATGTAGCCAAGCTGATTGGATCAACGGATGGATTGTGTATCTCCTCGAAGCCGGCGAACCTGACTTGAACCAGGCCATTGATGTTGGCATGCAGCGTGGCCCTGAGGCGACCGCTACCACGAATGTGTTTGCGGATTTAGACGGCAATGTCGGAAACGTCGGTATCGCAAAGCCGGGACGCAGCTCACTCGAGAACGAAAGAGCTCGAAGAAAGGAGCCCCTTGGtcacaagaagaagctgagcaaggcagaggaggaaatGGATGACGCCATGGAAGAAATGAAGCGCATGAACCAAATGATTGCTGAGGAAGACGCAAGACGAAAGCGCGAGTCGGTCAATTCTATGAAGGGATCCAGCACAACATCAAACGCTAGCAAGAGACTATCCACCACGGGTGAGCAATCTCCCAAGTCTGCTGCATATGCTGAAAGGTCCCTCCCATCGGCAACGTCAACCGAGGGCTTTTCTACCAAGAGCGATATTGCCCCGACTCCGATTACGCCACGATCGCCCATGGACTCTTCAAGCCCTGAATCATCCCCCAAGGGATCAGAGGGCACTCGCTTCACGAGCTTTGACCAGATTGTGCCTCCGGGCCAAGACaacgaagaggatgagccaCCTAAGAAAGCGCCTCTTACTCTCCATAATGCTTCCATCACCCTGCACGATGATGCCACGGGCGACAAGAGCCGTATCCGCACCAAGCCTACATGGGACTACTGGGTCCAAGTCGAGCCATCTGTGGCTGGCTATGCTGGGTGGATGATTGTACGAAGATATAATGATTTCGAGACTCTCCATGAAATCTTGAGGCGAATTGCGAATATCTCGGGCGCCACGGCTTTCACTGAACTTCACAAGGACCTACCAGACTGGAAAGTCCACACTCGCGAGTCACTCCGTGGCGAGCTGGAGAGGTATCTTCGAGATGCCTGTTGGTACCAAAGTCTGGCCGAGAGTGAAGGCATGAAGCGATTCCTGGAAAAGTCTAAGGGGCATACACACAGTGAATCCAAGTCTGGCTTCGGGTGGGAGTCTATGGGCAAGGGCATGCTGGACGTGCTGACAACGGCGCCCAAGGGTGCCATGGAGGGAGGCAAGACCTTGGTTGGAGGCGTTACAGGAGTTTTTGGCAACTTTCCGGGCCTCAGCAGGAAGACTACGAGCCAGTCTGTAGATTTGACGAGCCACTCGAGCagactctccatctcgacacCTCCGACTCGGATCGATGGTATGCGATCTCCGGCTCGCTCGGCACGGGACAGCATGGACAGCCAGCGGTCGTCGGTTGTATCTACGCAGCCTGGAAAGATGCCCCCCATGGAGCGTCGTCCTAGCTACCAGTCGCAGAGTGAGTCGGATCCAGAGCTACGCATGAGCCGAGCAGACCGTAAGGAGACCGGGTCGGCATCAGCAAGTGCTCGTCCTAGTCGGGAGCATAGCCGTGCGCCGAGCCTTGCACAGCTACGATCTCCTTCATCAGCCAGTCTCGACTTTACGAAGCTGCCACCTCCACCTGATCAGATCGCGGATGACTATGGATCGCCCGAGGGCAACGGTGACATGCAAGACAAGATGAACGATAGCTTCCTGAACCAGCAGCACGGACGCAAGGGCTCACAGCAGATCCCGACACCTCCTCCGTCTGTCTCGGGAGGCAAGAGGTTATCTCTGAAACCTGCCAGGCAGTATGCTCAGCTCTCCGAGCCTGAGACACGGGTTGCAGTTGAGCTGCTATTTGCCGTCATCAATGAGATGTACACGCTGTCTTCGGCATGGAACATCCGACGCACCCTCTTGACGGCAGCCAAATCATTCCTGCTTCGCCCCGGCAACCCGTCCCTCTTGACGGTCCAGTCGCTGATCCAAAAGTCCGTCATCGACGCGAACACGTCTGACGCGGGCCTGGCTCACCAGCTGCGCAAGATCCGGGAGAACATGATGCCCACAGAGCAAGAGCTTGCCGCATGGCCCGCAGAGCTCACGGcggacgagaaggagaagctccGTGTCAAGGCTCGTCGTCTGCTCATCCAGAGCGGCCTGCCAGCTGCGCTGATGGGCGTGATGGGTCAGGCTGCGACAGGCGAGGCACTCGGCCGAGTGTTTGACTGTCTCCAGATCGAAGAGGTGGCTCGGGGACTGCTCTTTGGGCTGATCCTACAAGTTGTGCGAATTGTGACACACTGA
- a CDS encoding PC4 domain-containing protein: MARMATKKRAAESDSSDAEVAPKAVKRTKSSGSGPAPDGKDDEGHPYWELSNKRRIGVSQFKKMSFINIREYYDKDGKTLPGKKGISLSVEQYNALVKAIPAINAALRAQGEKVEEPEDEAESALVPVSKPKKERKRSPKANIEATSDEEE; the protein is encoded by the exons ATGGCCCGCATGGCGACCAAGAAGCGCGCCGCTGAATCCGACTCGAGCGACGCCGAGGTTGCCCCCAAGGCAGTCAAGAGGACGAAGAGCTCTGGATCCGGCCCAGCTCCAgatggcaaggatgatgaaggtCATCCATACTGGGAG CTCTCCAACAAGCGCCGGATTGGCGTCTCTCAGttcaagaagatgagcttcatcaacatccGAGAATATTAcgacaaggatggcaagactCTTCCCGGTAAGAAG GGTATCTCCCTTTCTGTTGAGCAGTACAATGccctcgtcaaggccattcCAGCCATCAACGCCGCCCTTCGCGCACAAGGcgagaaggttgaggagccCGAAGATGAGGCCGAGAGCGCCCTCGTGCCCGTTtcgaagcccaagaaggagaggaagagatctcccaaggccaacatCGAGGCAACCAGTGATGAAGAGGAATGA
- a CDS encoding MFS domain-containing protein, with product MRISWRLGSGYVESVDDYIGVLVPLDEAHLFSQAAKSKKSTENEKAEGELDDLEAKEEREGMLGGDPGEYTIEGLRKEMREGRQGRWTTYEIKSKLMNKAVGDIGMGSYNWQLFVLCGCGWFADNLWMQGVSLTLPSLSAEFGVDEKTVRYTTSALFVGLSIGSFFWGIGSDFLGRRIAFNMTLLITSIFGIMAAYAQSWGGVCFFYAALGFGVGGNLPVDGALFLEFLPDASSALLTLLSVWWPIGQLASSLVAWYFVANWPVEQGWRYFLVTIGVITFAMFVVRFFIFHLFESPKFLLNKGRQHEAVAVIHGLAYRNGTKTWLTSDLLDQVALEDDEEGIPRVTEQRRPKQSAADALREKLRSISGERLRPLFKNKTLGLATALIWFSWASIGMGYPLFNAFLPQYFARTHADSNEGFQSETDTISAETYRNYAIASIMGVPGSLLAAFLVDHPSPFFGRRGTLASSTLLSAIFLFLFVFYGTTSTAQLLMSCVEAFAQNIMYGVLYAFTPEIFPAPVRGAGTGVASFLNRVTGLMAPVLAATVPGDGATTPIIMSAVLILSAFVAICLIPIETRGAQRL from the exons ATGAGGATCTCGTGGCGCCTGGGCTCGGGGTACGTCGAGTCGGTGGATGATTACATCGGAGTCTTGGTGCCGTTGGATGAGGCCCATCTTTTCAGCCAAGCGGCGAAGTCGAAAAAGTCTACCGAGAATGAAAAGGCTGAGGGCGAACTCGATGAcctggaggccaaggaggagcgcgAGGGCATGCTTGGGGGCGATCCTGGCGAGTACACCATCGAGGGTCTACGAAAAGAGATGAGGGaagggcgacaaggacgaTGGACGACGTATGAGA TCAAATCAAAACTCATGAACAAGGCGGTTGGGGATATCGGCATGGGTAGCTACAATTGGCAGCTATTTGTGCTCTGCGGCTGCGGATGGTTTGCCGATAACCTCTGGATGCAGGGAGTCTCCCTTACTCTCCCGTCTCTATCAGCCGAGTTCGGCGTCGACGAAAAGACGGTTCGATACACGACCAGCGCCCTGTTCGTCGGCCTCTCCatcggcagcttcttctggggcATCGGCTCCGACTTTCTGGGCCGTCGCATCGCCTTCAACATGaccctcctcatcaccagcatctTTGGTATCATGGCCGCCTACGCCCAGAGCTGGGGTGGCGTCTGCTTCTTCTACGCCGCTCTCGGTTTTGGTGTCGGTGGCAACCTCCCCGTCGACGGCGCCCTGttcctcgagttcctcccCGACGCCTCCAGCGCTCTCCTGACGCTCTTGTCCGTGTGGTGGCCCATCGGTCAGCTGGCCTCCTCGCTCGTTGCGTGGTACTTTGTCGCCAACTGGCCCGTTGAGCAGGGTTGGAGGTACTTTTTGGTCACCATTGGCGTCATCACATTTGCCATGTTTGTCGTccgcttcttcatcttccaccTATTCGAGTCGCCCAAGTTTCTCCTCAACAAGGGCCGACAGCACGAGGCCGTCGCTGTCATCCACGGACTGGCCTACCGCAATGGCACAAAGACTTGGCTTACTTCGGACCTGCTCGATCaagttgcccttgaggatgacgaggagggtaTTCCTCGTGTAACAGAGCAGCGAAGGCCAAAGCAGTCTGCTGCGGATGCTCTCCGAGAGAAGCTCCGGTCCATTTCCGGAGAACGTCTGCGCCCCCTGTTCAAGAACAAGACTCTCGGGCTCGCCACGGCGCTCATCTGGTTCTCCTGGGCCAGTATCGGCATGGGCTATCCTCTCTTCAACGCCTTTCTTCCTCAGTACTTTGCCCGTACACACGCCGACTCGAACGAGGGCTTCCAGTCCGAGACGGACACCATTTCAGCAGAGACATATCGCAACTATGCTATAgcctccatcatgggcgTCCCCGGCTCTCTACTAGCTGCCTTTCTCGTCGACCACCCATCCCCCTTCTTCGGCCGTCGGGGAACGCTTGCCAGCTCTACTCTTCTTtccgccatcttcctcttcctctttgtctTTTATGGCACGACCTCGACCGCCCAGCTGCTCATGTCGTGCGTCGAGGCGTTTGCCCAGAACATCATGTACGGCGTCCTCTACGCCTTCACGCCCGAAATCTTCCCTGCCCCTGTCCGCGGCGCTGGTACCGGCGTGGCCAGCTTCCTCAACCGCGTCACCGGCCTCATGGCGCCTGTCCTTGCGGCTACAGTTCCCGGTGATGGTGCTACTAcgcccatcatcatgtcaGCTGTCCTGATCTTGTCAGCCTTTGTTGCCATTTGCTTGATCCCTATCGAGACAAGAGGTGCCCAGCGCCTGTAA
- a CDS encoding Cytochrome b561 domain-containing protein, whose protein sequence is MLLRNLWRAALAATAVLPFSIAKDDKDEGGQSTFVSPDGNVAFAIDIGENVDTEVYWSLRVKKDLSWGAVGLGSPDMPGALYLIIYKHPDGSSVTFSPRTAYGHYEPKFYEDMKYDILESKSGIKGDYMYMTVRCMERCRSWPAKDTTGGVLDVYNTNKAIYAYGPKEGYHSKEQDAPLKYHKGYGVFEIDVGRTHGKSELPSINDSTTNVGSKLLSEDGFKPKPNWMSPVHGVFMVLSIVLLMPVGVVLLRSGGGVKWHALNQVIATVGVFAGFGIGVANSFYYQRSRSFNDPHQVVGFIVTGLLLGQFGLGVMHHTQFKKTKAPTKYGRVHLWVGRIILFLGTLNAFMGFTLALNRKWGMLLAILIIFICLTSLILIYGRRYIENRRRGPRGPGLAGPHGYSAEPWRQQPPQHMGYPSEPPPGYEPPSNQPIGLAPLSPASPSPWRSEAKDDESDLNIGREQRPREFT, encoded by the exons ATGTTGCTTCGCAACCTATGGCGTGCCGCCCTGGCTGCGACAGCAG TCCTACCAttctccatcgccaaagacgacaaGGATGAGGGCGGCCAATCCACCTTTGTCTCGCCAGACGGCAATGTCGCCTTTGCCATCGACATTGGCGAGAACGTCGACACCGAAGTCTACTGGAGCCTGCGCGTCAAGAAAGACCTGTCATGGGGCGCCGTCGGCCTCGGAAGCCCGGACATGCCGGGAGCTCTCTATCTCATCATCTACAAGCACCCCGACGGGTCGAGCGTCACCTTTTCGCCCCGTACCGCCTACGGACACTACGAGCCCAAGTTCTATGAAGACATGAAGTATGACATCCTAGAATCCAAGTCAGGTATCAAGGGCGACTACATGTACATGACAGTCCGGTGCATGGAGCGTTGCCGCAGCTGGCCAGCCAAGGACACGACCGGAGGAGTGCTGGATGTAtacaacaccaacaaggccatcTACGCATACGGGCCCAAAGAGGGTTACCACAGCAAAGAGCAGGACGCGCCGCTCAAGTATCACAAGGGCTATGGCGTATTTGAGATTGACGTGGGGAGGACGCACGGCAAGTCTGAGCTGCCGTCCATCAACGACTCGACCACCAACGTCGGCTCCAAGCTCCTATCCGAGGACGGATtcaagccgaagccgaaCTGGATGTCGCCAGTCCACGGCGTCTTTATGGTCCTATCCATTGTCCTCCTCATGCCCGTTGGTGTGGTCTTGCTTAGATCGGGAGGCGGCGTCAAGTGGCATGCTCTGAACCAGGTCATTGCCACGGTTGGCGTGTTTGCTGGCTTTGGAATTGGAGTCGCCAACAGTTTCTACTATCAACGG TCTCGCAGCTTCAACGATCCTCACCAGGTCGTTGGATTCATCGTCACTGGCTTACTGCTGGGACAATTTGGCCTGGGAGTCATGCATCACACTCAGTTTAAGAAGACCAAAGCGCCTACAAAATACGGCAGGGTTCATCTCTGGGTTGGTCGCATCATTCTCTTCCTGGGCACCCTCAATGCCTTCAT GGGCTTCACCTTGGCTCTGAACCGGAAATGGGGCATGCTTCTGGctatcctcatcatctttaTCTGCCTCACCAGCCTCATTCTCATCTACGGCCGCCGATATATCGAAAACCGACGCCGAGGACCCCGAGGCCCTGGACTTGCAGGTCCCCATGGCTACAGCGCCGAGCCCTGGAGACAACAGCCTCCCCAGCACATGGGCTACCCTTCAGAGCCTCCCCCCGGCTACGAGCCCCCTTCGAACCAGCCAATTGGGCTTGCTCCTCTGTCACCTgcatcgccgtcgccgtgGAGGTCAGAGGCAAAGGATGACGAGTCGGATCTGAACATTGGGCGTGAACAGCGGCCGAGGGAATTTACTTGA